From Ictidomys tridecemlineatus isolate mIctTri1 chromosome 2, mIctTri1.hap1, whole genome shotgun sequence, the proteins below share one genomic window:
- the LOC101959868 gene encoding zinc finger protein with KRAB and SCAN domains 7 isoform X1 has translation MTTEGRGTLGLIPRSSVFQKQAGCLTVKQQSGNQTRGPSCSLLKNHPPVCEIFRLHFRQLCYHEMSGPQEALSRLRELCRWWLMPEVHTKEQILELLVLEQFLSILPVELRTWVQLHHPESGEEAVAVVEDFQRHLSVQEEVSASAQKQEVHMEETTVLGTTEESPTSPLSGGSAPGAHLEPPHDSGAHHLPNGHFAQLASIVPAHSQMGNSGDQVMATVLQMVKAQETATNEDLSVDCTQKKWKGPAVRQRALYRNTVLENYSIMNSLGENRMESSEFTPKQTISKGSESSDRSPGGLFGVTSMGPEVEDVCEDTLRKLEGQPSDEEGNSLEINFLEITDEDKNSTKDRCEDYKEVGEHPNLSPSPEEYQGVPKGQKFFQCNECGKVFYRSSHLIGHQRIHTGEKPYECNECGKTFRQTSQLIVHLRTHTGEKPYECSECGKTYRHSSHLIQHQRLHNGEKPYKCNDCAKSFTQSSQLIDHQRTHTGEKPYECNECGEAFIRSKSLVRHQVLHTGKKPYRCTECGKAFCSNRNLIDHQRIHTGEKPYECNECGKAFSRSKCLIRHQSLHTGEKPYKCSECGKAFSQNSQLIDHERIHTGEKPFECSECGKAFSLSKCLIRHQRLHTGEKPYKCNECGKSFNQNSHLIIHQRIHTGEKPYECHECGKVFSYSSSLMVHQRTHTGEKPYKCNDCGKAFSDSSQLIVHQRVHTGEKPYECIECGKAFSQRSTFNHHQRTHTGEKPSGMSHSAS, from the exons ATGACCACAGAAGGCAGGGGAACTTTAGGCCTCATCCCCAGGAGCTCTGTTTTCCAGAAGCAGGCTGGGTGTCTGACTGTGAAGCAGCAGTCAGGGAACCAGACCAGGGGACCGAGCTGCAGTCTCCTGAAGAACCACCCTCCTGTCTGTGAAATCTTCAGGCTGCACTTTAGGCAGTTATGTTACCATGAGATGTCTGGGCCTCAGGAGGCACTAAGCCGGCTCAGGGAGCTTTGTCGCTGGTGGCTAATGCCAGAAGTTCACACCAAGGAGCAGATCCTGGAGCTACTGGTGCTGGAACAGTTCTTGAGCATCCTTCCTGTGGAGCTCCGAACCTGGGTGCAGCTTCATCACCCTGAGAGTGGTGAGGAGGCTGTGGCTGTGGTAGAGGATTTCCAGAGACACCTCAGTGTACAGGAAGAG GTTTCAGCCTCAGCACAGAAACAGGAAGTACATATGGAGGAGACAACAGTTCTGGGTACAACAGAGGAATCTCCTACCTCACCTCTCAGTGGGGGTTCAGCCCCTGGAGCCCACCTGGAACCTCCTCATGACTCAGGGGCACACCACCTCCCCAATGGGCATTTCG cTCAACTTGCATCTATAGTTCCGGCTCATTCCCAGATGGGGAACTCAGGAGACCAAGTAATGGCCACTGTGCTTCAGATGGTCAAGGCCCAG GAGACTGCCACAAATGAGGACCTGTCAGTGGACTGTACACAGAAGAAGTGGAAAGGCCCTGCTGTCAGGCAGAGAGCCCTGTACCGGAATACAGTACTGGAAAACTACAGCATCATGAACTCACTGG GTGAGAACAGGATGGAGAGTTCTGAATTCACTCCAAAGCAGACCATTTCTAAAGGATCAGAGTCATCTGATAGGTCACCAGGGGGACTCTTTGGGGTGACTTCTATGGGACCAGAAGTTGAAGATGTCTGTGAAGATACTTTGAGGAAGCTGGAAGGGCAGCCCTCAGATGAAGAGGGGAACAGTTTGGAAATCAATTTTTTAGAGATAACAGATGAGGATAAGAACTCCACAAAAGACAGATGTGAGGATTATAAGGAAGTAGGGGAACATCCAAATCTGTCCCCAAGTCCTGAGGAATATCAAGGAGTCCCAAAGGGACAGAAATTCTTTCAGTGTAATGAATGTGGCAAAGTGTTCTATCGGAGTTCACACCTCATTGGtcaccagagaatccacactggagagaaaccctatgagtGTAATGAGTGTGGTAAGACCTTCAGGCAGACCTCCCAGCTAATCGTTCACCTCAGAACTCACACTGGGGAAAAACCCTATGAATGCAGTGAGTGTGGGAAGACGTATCGGCACAGCTCCCATCTCAttcaacaccagagacttcataaTGGGGAGAAACCCTATAAATGTAATGATTGTGCAAAATCTTTCACTCAGAGTTCTCAACTCATTGATCACCAAAGAACCCATACTGGGGAGAAACCTTACGAATGCAATGAGTGTGGAGAAGCATTCATTCGGAGCAAAAGTCTTGTCCGACATCAGGTTCTTCACACTGGTAAGAAACCTTACAGGTGTActgagtgtgggaaagccttctgTTCTAACAGAAATCTTATTGACCATCAGaggatccacactggagagaagccttatgaatgtaatgaatgtggCAAGGCCTTCAGTCGGAGTAAATGTCTTATTCGACATCAGAGCCTCCACACTggggagaaaccatacaaatgcagtgaatgtgggaaagccttcagtcaGAATTCTCAACTCATTGACCATGAacgaattcatactggagaaaagccctttGAATGTAGTGAGTGTGGTAAGGCTTTCAGTCTAAGTAAGTGCCTTATTCGGCACCAGAGGCTTCATACAGGTGAAAAACCCTATAAATGCAATGAGTGTGGAAAATCCTTCAATCAAAACTCTCACCTCATTAtacaccagagaatccacactggtgagaagccctatgaatgtcatGAGTGTGGGAAGGTGTTCAGTTACAGCTCTAGCCTTATGGTACATCAGAGAACCCATACTGgggaaaagccctacaaatgcaATGATTGTGGGAAAGCCTTTAGTGACAGTTCACAGCTTATTGTGCACCAGAgagttcacactggagagaaaccttatgaatGTATTGAGTGTGGGAAAGCTTTTAGTCAGCGATCCACTTTTAATCACCACCAGCGGACTCACACTGGTGAGAAACCCTCGGGTATGTCTCACTCAGCATCATAA